A single region of the Nicotiana sylvestris chromosome 6, ASM39365v2, whole genome shotgun sequence genome encodes:
- the LOC104223693 gene encoding uncharacterized protein, whose protein sequence is MLIHTTFSTYFYPKIHCTQKLKAVNSSSSDESTTLKDVPFHSQIQKKLKYPLNCNNKLCFCCSRRSFMAAVGAAALLPIHPSLASDDIDSMAMLNRWHPPRPDWYEEFYASAMNTSMKSYESEIEGYKSELFANLRGQAKQVLEIGIGTGPNLKYYASEAGTSVYGIDPNRKMEKYAQAAAEAAGLPPSNFKFLHAVSESLPLRDASVDAVIGTLVLCSVTDVNLTLQEIRRVLKPGGLYLFVEHVAAADGTILRFVQGLLDPLQQTLADGCHLTRKTGNDISKAGFSNVDSHQAVLSAASLINPHIIGLARN, encoded by the exons ATGTTGATCCATACAACCTTTTCCACATATTTTTATCCCAAGATTCACTGTACCCAGAAACTGAAAGCTGTGAATTCATCTTCTTCTGATGAAAGCACAACTTTAAAAGATGTCCCTTTTCATTCTCAAATACAGAAAAAGTTAAAATACCCTTTGAATTGTAATAACAAATTATGCTTTTGCTGCAGTAGAAGAAGTTTTATGGCAGCAGTTGGAGCAGCTGCTCTCTTGCCTATCCATCCTTCACTTGCTTCTGATGATATTGATTCCatg GCAATGTTGAATAGGTGGCATCCTCCTAGGCCAGATTGGTATGAGGAGTTTTATGCATCAGCGATGAACACAAGTATGAAATCTTATGAATCAGAG ATTGAAGGTTACAAGTCAGAGCTTTTTGCTAATCTGAGAGGCCAGGCCAAACAAGTCCTCGAAATTGGTATCGGGACAGGTCCAAATTTGAAGTATTATGCCAGTGAGGCTGGCACTTCCGTTTATGGCATTGATCCAAATAGGAAGATGGAGAAATATGCTCAAGCAGCAGCAGAGGCTGCAGGCCTTCCACCTTCAAATTTCAAATTCTTGCACGCG GTCTCGGAGTCCTTGCCATTACGTGATGCTTCAGTTGATGCTGTCATTGGCACCCTTGTGTTATGTTCTGTCACAGATGTTAATCTGACACTGCAGG AGATCAGAAGAGTGCTCAAGCCTGGTGGCCTTTACCTCTTTGTTGAACATGTAGCTGCAGCAG ATGGAACAATTCTCAGATTCGTTCAGGGATTGCTTGATCCTTTGCAGCAAACACTCGCAGATGGTTGTCATCTTACCAGGAAAACAGGAAATGATATCAGTAAAGCCGGTTTCTCGAATGTAGACAGTCATCAAGCTGTCTTATCAGCTGCATCGCTGATAAATCCTCATATCATTGGTCTAGCTCGCAACTAG